A single region of the Rhodococcus sp. W8901 genome encodes:
- a CDS encoding glycoside hydrolase family 43 protein, producing the protein MDAAEVTFAKRSCSALWVVMLCVAGLLVAASGSSGAAPPPGWRYTMVAFSNTSDHDMDVFESGDGSQFQLVQPSAYRPPSGLVRDPSIFRNADGLYYVTYTTGGGASIGFARSSDRVNWTHMGNLPVPFCCALMPGTGDGTGSASPPGSSGSAGSADGPSLSPFVSKAWAPEWFVDGDRVNVILSMSTGGGFVPYLMSALEPSLRQWSLPVPLAGIGADHIDTTVVKVGSTYHAFTKNETTKVIEHAVASSVTGPYSFVPPGNWGTLVEGPAVVQLPNGAWRIYLDAYTEGKYLYSDSTDGLSTWSPVQELPGSSGKVRHISVMREPV; encoded by the coding sequence ATGGATGCTGCAGAGGTGACATTCGCCAAGCGAAGCTGTTCCGCCCTATGGGTGGTGATGCTGTGTGTCGCAGGCTTGTTGGTCGCGGCGTCGGGGAGCAGCGGGGCCGCACCGCCGCCGGGTTGGCGATACACGATGGTGGCGTTCAGTAACACCAGTGACCACGACATGGATGTGTTCGAGTCGGGGGACGGCTCCCAGTTCCAGCTCGTCCAACCGTCGGCGTATCGGCCCCCGTCAGGACTTGTGCGTGACCCGAGCATCTTCCGGAACGCGGACGGGCTGTACTACGTCACGTACACGACGGGCGGCGGGGCGAGTATCGGCTTCGCGCGCAGCAGTGACCGCGTCAACTGGACGCACATGGGCAACCTTCCGGTCCCGTTCTGCTGCGCCCTCATGCCGGGGACGGGAGACGGCACGGGTTCGGCGAGCCCGCCCGGCTCCTCCGGGTCGGCGGGGTCGGCCGACGGGCCGTCGCTGTCGCCGTTCGTCAGCAAGGCGTGGGCGCCTGAATGGTTCGTGGACGGCGACCGCGTCAACGTCATCCTGTCGATGTCGACCGGTGGGGGATTCGTGCCGTATCTGATGTCGGCGCTGGAACCCTCGCTCCGGCAGTGGAGCCTGCCCGTTCCTCTCGCCGGGATCGGAGCCGACCACATCGACACCACCGTGGTCAAGGTTGGATCGACATATCATGCGTTCACCAAGAACGAGACGACCAAGGTCATCGAGCACGCGGTCGCCTCGTCGGTGACCGGTCCCTACTCCTTCGTCCCACCCGGAAACTGGGGCACGCTGGTGGAGGGCCCAGCCGTCGTCCAGCTGCCGAACGGTGCCTGGAGGATCTACCTCGACGCCTACACCGAAGGAAAGTATCTTTATTCCGACAGCACGGATGGTCTGAGTACCTGGTCGCCCGTGCAAGAGCTTCCAGGTTCTTCCGGGAAGGTGCGCCACATCAGTGTGATGCGAGAGCCGGTATGA
- a CDS encoding pseudouridine synthase, with the protein MPSPLPVKNGVGPTRLRVPTSGPWVTIADYVVARFDHLDADDLYRRFDAGEIVGADGRPIGRGTTLSAHRFVWYYRDLPVEEPVPFHEEILHVDDDLVVIDKPHFLPTTPGGRYLRESALVRLRTRLDNPDLTPIHRLDRATAGLVMFSARPATRGAYQSLFEKRRVVKVYEAVSALPPGWDPDAPALAGRAVPVVYRSHIEARRGELRVVVDDSREPNSETLIEVRGAGSSASGRAVLHTILRPHTGRMHQLRVHLAALGIGILGDSWYPELLPEAPDDHALPLQLLARELEFTDPLSGLPRRFVTRRTLDEAPASGR; encoded by the coding sequence ATGCCCTCCCCGCTACCCGTCAAGAACGGGGTCGGACCGACGCGGCTGCGCGTCCCGACGTCCGGGCCGTGGGTGACGATCGCGGACTACGTCGTCGCGAGGTTCGACCACCTGGACGCCGACGACCTGTACCGGAGGTTCGACGCCGGCGAGATCGTGGGCGCCGACGGCCGTCCGATCGGTCGCGGAACGACGCTGAGCGCGCATCGGTTCGTCTGGTACTACCGCGACCTGCCGGTGGAGGAACCGGTGCCGTTCCACGAGGAGATCCTGCACGTCGACGACGACCTCGTCGTGATCGACAAGCCGCACTTCCTCCCGACCACCCCGGGCGGGCGCTACCTGCGCGAGTCCGCGCTCGTCCGGTTGCGGACCCGCCTCGACAACCCGGACCTGACGCCGATCCATCGACTCGACCGCGCGACCGCCGGCCTGGTGATGTTCTCGGCGCGCCCCGCGACGCGCGGCGCCTACCAGTCACTGTTCGAGAAGCGGCGGGTCGTGAAGGTCTACGAGGCGGTGTCGGCGCTACCGCCCGGGTGGGACCCGGACGCACCGGCGCTCGCCGGGCGCGCCGTTCCCGTCGTCTACCGCAGCCACATCGAGGCGCGGCGCGGCGAGCTACGGGTCGTCGTCGACGACTCCCGCGAGCCCAACTCCGAGACGCTGATCGAGGTACGTGGCGCCGGCTCGAGCGCCTCCGGACGCGCTGTGCTGCACACGATCCTGCGCCCGCACACCGGAAGGATGCACCAATTGCGGGTGCATCTGGCAGCGCTCGGCATAGGGATCCTGGGCGACAGTTGGTATCCCGAACTGCTGCCCGAGGCGCCGGACGATCATGCCCTCCCACTCCAACTGCTCGCCCGGGAACTGGAATTCACCGATCCGCTGTCGGGGCTGCCGCGGCGGTTCGTCACCCGCCGGACGTTGGATGAGGCGCCCGCGTCGGGGCGTTGA
- a CDS encoding pyridoxamine 5'-phosphate oxidase family protein: MDRIRRYPELAGDHRRDLDAVLDAAAVGTLATAVDGLPWVVPMLYARDSDRIVLHGSTGAGALRQVAAGAPAAFSVTMLDGIVVADTLFDSTANYRSVVVRGCLTDFSGDDAVHALDLMSDSLIPGRSSEVRTHTKKELAATLAMALPIEPGCWTVRVRDAPPPEPSMDSVGWAGVVPLRTSACEPIPAPWVGADMPAPESVRRLVANGSP, translated from the coding sequence ATGGATCGGATCAGGAGATACCCAGAACTCGCCGGCGACCACCGGCGCGATCTCGACGCGGTGCTCGACGCGGCAGCGGTCGGCACCCTCGCGACGGCCGTGGACGGACTGCCGTGGGTTGTGCCCATGCTCTACGCACGCGACAGTGACCGCATCGTGTTGCACGGATCGACGGGTGCCGGGGCGCTGCGGCAGGTCGCGGCGGGTGCGCCTGCCGCGTTCTCCGTCACGATGCTCGACGGGATCGTGGTGGCGGACACCCTGTTCGACTCCACGGCCAACTACCGGTCGGTCGTGGTCCGCGGGTGCCTCACCGACTTCAGTGGAGACGATGCGGTGCACGCCCTGGACCTGATGTCCGACTCGCTGATCCCCGGTCGCAGTTCGGAGGTGCGGACTCACACGAAGAAGGAACTCGCGGCGACCCTGGCGATGGCCCTGCCCATCGAACCCGGATGCTGGACGGTGAGGGTGCGGGACGCGCCACCGCCCGAACCGTCCATGGATTCCGTCGGATGGGCGGGCGTGGTTCCGCTGCGGACGTCGGCGTGCGAACCGATCCCGGCACCGTGGGTGGGCGCGGACATGCCGGCACCCGAGTCGGTCCGGCGTCTGGTCGCGAACGGGAGCCCCTAG
- a CDS encoding GlsB/YeaQ/YmgE family stress response membrane protein, which produces MLIIGIILFGLLVGVVAQLIMGRSRNGIDWALACAAGLGGSLVGGLVISLLAGDGLALRPSGIIGSLAGAIIVTAAWSWWKTRAASSAN; this is translated from the coding sequence ATGCTGATCATCGGGATCATCCTGTTCGGGTTGCTTGTCGGCGTCGTCGCCCAGCTCATCATGGGCAGATCCAGGAACGGAATCGACTGGGCTCTGGCCTGCGCCGCCGGCCTCGGCGGTTCGTTGGTAGGCGGCCTGGTCATCAGCCTCCTCGCCGGTGACGGACTCGCACTGCGCCCCAGCGGCATCATCGGCTCCCTCGCCGGCGCCATCATCGTCACGGCCGCCTGGTCGTGGTGGAAGACCCGGGCCGCGTCGTCGGCCAACTGA
- a CDS encoding ABC transporter substrate-binding protein, whose translation MRRSTRLRFSLTAAAVIASLALTACSSSSASEPSATAGNPRSDVTLRIGDQVKSTQSLLEAAGELDGLDYGIEWSTFEAGPPLLEALGANKIDAGGTGDVPPVFAQATGNSGRIVAVQARTGANDFLLVPANSTASSIADLKGKKIAVTQGSSSHGLVLGLLDQANLPVSDFQFQFLSPADALSAFTSGQVDAWAVWNPYATIGTNTAGAEVIADGSEVTTGQSYFSAASEALADPAKSAALADFFQRLSRAQVWADAHPEAWVPIFAKLTKLPQDVAAASFDTSKGSYVPIDDQRIAKQQKLIDLFASAGLLKQAPVAGEYFDARFNPQIEEGRK comes from the coding sequence ATGCGTCGTTCGACGCGTCTACGCTTCTCCCTGACCGCCGCCGCGGTCATCGCATCCCTCGCTCTGACCGCCTGCAGCAGTTCCAGTGCCTCGGAACCGTCTGCCACGGCCGGAAACCCGCGGTCCGATGTCACCCTCCGGATCGGTGACCAGGTCAAGAGCACGCAGTCGCTCCTCGAGGCGGCCGGCGAGCTGGACGGCCTCGACTACGGCATCGAGTGGTCCACGTTCGAGGCGGGACCGCCGCTACTGGAAGCGCTGGGCGCCAACAAGATCGACGCCGGTGGCACGGGCGACGTGCCGCCGGTGTTCGCCCAGGCCACCGGGAATTCCGGCCGTATCGTCGCGGTGCAAGCGCGGACCGGCGCCAACGACTTCCTGCTGGTGCCCGCGAACTCGACCGCGTCGTCCATCGCCGACCTGAAGGGCAAGAAGATCGCGGTCACGCAGGGCTCGAGCTCGCACGGCCTCGTCCTCGGCCTGCTCGATCAGGCGAACCTGCCGGTATCGGACTTTCAGTTCCAGTTCCTCAGCCCTGCAGATGCATTGAGCGCGTTCACCTCCGGCCAGGTCGACGCATGGGCGGTGTGGAACCCCTACGCGACCATCGGCACGAACACCGCCGGCGCCGAGGTGATCGCCGACGGCAGTGAGGTCACAACCGGCCAGTCCTACTTCTCGGCCGCGTCGGAGGCCTTGGCGGACCCGGCGAAGTCGGCGGCGCTGGCCGACTTCTTCCAGCGGTTGTCCCGCGCCCAGGTGTGGGCCGACGCGCACCCGGAGGCGTGGGTGCCGATCTTCGCGAAGCTGACCAAGCTCCCGCAGGACGTTGCCGCGGCGTCGTTCGACACGTCGAAGGGCTCCTACGTTCCGATCGACGACCAGCGCATCGCGAAGCAGCAGAAGCTGATCGACCTGTTCGCCTCGGCGGGACTGCTGAAGCAGGCTCCCGTCGCCGGTGAGTACTTCGACGCCCGGTTCAACCCGCAGATCGAGGAGGGCAGGAAATGA
- a CDS encoding ABC transporter permease, producing MTAVLTKNVVTVAAADTAAPTRRRRSWTPLLRLISPLVLLVLWQVLSSAGVVSDKTIASPAQVISAAAELWSDGSLEDALAVSVQRVLLGVVLGVALAVVLGVLAGFSRIVELAIDPPIQMLRTVPFLGLIPLFIIWFGIGEEPKVLLVALGVMFPLYLNLFAGIRSIDGKLIEAAETLGLSRFQLAVHVVLPGSLPQALTGLRLSLGVAWLALIVAEQINADAGLGYLVNNARIYFRIDIVIFGLLVYAFLGLATDAIVRALEGRLLTWRKTYQGA from the coding sequence ATGACCGCGGTCCTGACGAAGAATGTCGTGACCGTCGCCGCAGCGGATACGGCCGCGCCGACGCGCCGACGCCGTTCGTGGACGCCGCTGCTGCGACTGATCTCCCCGCTGGTACTGCTGGTGCTGTGGCAGGTGCTCAGCAGCGCCGGAGTGGTGTCGGACAAGACGATTGCCTCGCCGGCGCAGGTGATCTCGGCGGCCGCGGAACTGTGGTCGGACGGCAGCCTGGAGGACGCACTCGCCGTGTCGGTGCAGCGGGTGCTCCTCGGTGTCGTGCTCGGGGTTGCGCTCGCCGTCGTGCTCGGCGTGCTCGCCGGGTTCTCCCGGATCGTCGAACTCGCCATCGATCCGCCCATCCAGATGCTGCGGACGGTGCCGTTCCTCGGGCTGATCCCGCTGTTCATCATCTGGTTCGGGATCGGCGAGGAGCCCAAGGTGCTCCTGGTGGCGCTCGGGGTGATGTTCCCGCTGTATCTCAACCTGTTCGCCGGCATCCGGAGCATCGACGGCAAGCTGATCGAGGCCGCGGAGACGCTGGGGCTCAGCAGGTTCCAGCTCGCGGTCCATGTGGTTCTGCCCGGGTCACTGCCGCAGGCGCTCACCGGGCTGCGGCTGTCCCTCGGCGTCGCGTGGCTGGCGCTGATCGTCGCCGAACAGATCAACGCGGACGCCGGGCTCGGGTATCTCGTCAACAACGCCCGCATCTACTTCCGCATCGACATCGTCATCTTCGGCCTGCTCGTGTACGCGTTCCTCGGTCTCGCAACCGACGCGATCGTGCGGGCCCTCGAAGGGAGGCTCCTGACATGGCGCAAGACGTACCAGGGGGCGTGA
- a CDS encoding ABC transporter ATP-binding protein yields the protein MAQDVPGGVSDAVVTARGVRRIFGSDVVLDGIDLTLRRGEIVALVGRSGSGKSTLLRTVAGLDLGHDGSIDVDGSVAVAFQEPRLLPWKRVHRNVSLGLPGADGRQRAVDALAEVNLAHRVDAWPLTLSGGEAQRVSLARALVREPELLLLDEPFGALDALTRITAYELLIRLWKRRGFAVLLVTHDVEEAVLLADRVLVLDGGRIAHDVAVSAPRPRLRADPDVVGLRSTVLTHLGVLEGIPA from the coding sequence ATGGCGCAAGACGTACCAGGGGGCGTGAGCGACGCCGTCGTCACCGCCCGCGGCGTGCGACGCATTTTCGGCTCCGACGTCGTCCTCGACGGCATCGACCTGACCCTGCGCCGCGGCGAGATCGTCGCGCTCGTAGGACGCAGCGGCTCGGGCAAGTCGACGCTGCTGAGGACCGTCGCCGGGCTCGACCTCGGACACGACGGCAGCATCGACGTCGACGGTTCGGTGGCCGTCGCGTTCCAGGAGCCGCGGTTGCTTCCGTGGAAACGGGTGCACCGCAACGTCTCGCTCGGACTGCCGGGTGCCGACGGCAGGCAGCGCGCGGTCGATGCCCTCGCGGAGGTGAACCTCGCGCACCGTGTCGACGCGTGGCCGCTGACGCTCTCCGGCGGCGAGGCCCAGCGGGTGTCGTTGGCTCGGGCCCTCGTCCGCGAGCCCGAGCTGCTGCTCCTCGACGAACCGTTCGGTGCGCTGGACGCGCTGACCCGAATCACCGCCTACGAGTTACTGATCCGGTTGTGGAAGCGGCGCGGCTTCGCGGTCCTGCTCGTCACCCACGACGTGGAGGAGGCGGTGCTGCTCGCGGACCGGGTGCTCGTCCTCGACGGCGGCCGGATCGCCCACGACGTCGCGGTCTCGGCGCCCCGCCCTCGGCTGCGTGCCGACCCCGACGTGGTCGGCCTGCGCAGCACAGTTCTCAC